The following coding sequences lie in one Maribacter forsetii DSM 18668 genomic window:
- a CDS encoding DUF3667 domain-containing protein encodes MSCKNCSSTLVNYSLFCNQCGAKIVNDRLTIKGLATDLSNNLLGWDNKFFFTIKNLLLRPHVVFREYLGGTRKRYMNPFTILGLTTAIAIFLFNFFADQYLALNLESSKQSISIMSNMMEKQIGDSFDKVAYEKEVLEINTNASSFMLKYFNLLVILLMPLYTYMAFLVYRKPYNYAEHLIINSYIQSISFIVTSIIFTISVFTSPSVYLITVFFLVFYYTYAYGKLYNLSVAESILKVLLFMAILAGTLIIFFILSIGFGYILAALSS; translated from the coding sequence ATGTCCTGCAAAAACTGCTCTTCAACTCTAGTAAACTATTCTTTATTTTGTAATCAATGTGGTGCTAAAATTGTTAATGATAGATTAACTATAAAAGGACTAGCCACCGACCTTTCGAATAATCTTCTTGGCTGGGACAATAAATTTTTCTTTACCATAAAAAACTTATTATTAAGACCCCATGTTGTCTTCAGAGAATATCTTGGCGGCACAAGAAAGCGCTATATGAATCCTTTTACCATTCTAGGATTAACAACTGCTATAGCCATATTTTTATTCAATTTTTTCGCGGATCAATACCTAGCTCTCAACCTAGAATCAAGTAAGCAATCAATTTCCATAATGTCAAATATGATGGAGAAACAAATAGGAGATAGTTTTGACAAAGTAGCATATGAAAAAGAAGTCCTAGAAATTAATACTAATGCAAGTTCATTCATGCTCAAGTATTTCAACTTGTTAGTAATTTTATTAATGCCACTTTACACCTATATGGCTTTTCTTGTTTACCGAAAACCCTATAATTATGCGGAACATTTGATAATTAACTCTTACATACAAAGCATTTCTTTTATAGTTACATCAATAATCTTTACAATTTCAGTTTTTACATCGCCATCTGTTTATCTTATAACAGTATTCTTTTTAGTTTTTTATTATACATACGCTTATGGAAAACTTTACAATTTAAGCGTTGCAGAATCAATTCTTAAAGTTTTACTATTTATGGCTATTCTTGCAGGGACTTTAATTATATTTTTTATTTTGTCCATTGGTTTTGGATATATTCTTGCAGCATTATCGTCTTAA
- a CDS encoding beta-ketoacyl synthase N-terminal-like domain-containing protein, with translation MKEKISITAIASMSPLGSTLEEAWQSYQNDDHYFSLSEINGSETWAAPLSTSARLLVEELRESDSKYRKLDDSVLFAMVASRMAVKQSGWENTAEFGINMGSSRGATKLFEEYHAEFLDTGISSTLSSPTTTLGNISSWVSHDLGATGPEISHSITCSTGLHSVLNGVAWLTSGMSTKFLVGASEAPLTNFTIAQMKALKIYAKAPESNTDSVVDNLVVTERSRSYPCQALNMEKHYNTMILGEAASVACLETGIVENALAVIEGVGFATEILKHNTSISANAVCFQKSMKMALGNLNPAEVDAIVMHAPGTIKGDSSEFNAIKDIFGENMPQLTTNKWKIGHTFATSGMLNLELAILMLQHNKMISVPFVASESTNSNLKKILVNAVGFGGNAVSILICKNE, from the coding sequence TTGAAAGAAAAAATATCCATAACAGCAATAGCTTCAATGTCACCTTTAGGTAGTACGTTAGAAGAAGCTTGGCAATCATATCAGAACGATGATCATTACTTTTCTTTATCAGAAATAAATGGTTCTGAAACTTGGGCGGCACCCTTATCTACATCTGCAAGATTACTAGTAGAAGAACTAAGGGAGTCTGATAGTAAATACAGAAAATTAGATGACAGTGTGTTATTTGCAATGGTAGCTTCAAGAATGGCGGTGAAGCAATCTGGTTGGGAAAATACAGCTGAATTCGGTATTAACATGGGCTCTTCTAGAGGGGCTACAAAGTTGTTTGAAGAATATCATGCTGAATTTTTGGATACTGGTATTTCATCTACATTAAGTTCACCTACTACCACACTTGGTAATATATCATCATGGGTATCGCATGATTTAGGAGCCACAGGTCCAGAAATATCACATTCCATTACTTGTTCCACAGGCTTACATTCGGTATTGAATGGAGTGGCGTGGCTAACAAGTGGTATGTCAACTAAATTTTTGGTGGGTGCCAGTGAAGCTCCATTGACCAATTTCACCATTGCCCAAATGAAGGCATTAAAGATTTATGCAAAAGCACCTGAGTCGAATACAGATTCAGTAGTCGATAACTTAGTGGTAACTGAGCGTAGCCGAAGTTATCCTTGCCAAGCATTAAACATGGAAAAACATTACAATACCATGATATTAGGTGAAGCAGCCTCGGTGGCGTGTTTAGAAACGGGTATTGTAGAAAATGCTTTAGCAGTGATTGAAGGCGTAGGGTTTGCTACGGAAATATTAAAACATAATACTTCCATTTCCGCGAACGCCGTTTGCTTTCAAAAATCCATGAAAATGGCTTTGGGTAATTTAAATCCTGCTGAGGTAGATGCTATTGTAATGCATGCGCCAGGTACTATAAAAGGAGACTCATCAGAATTTAATGCCATTAAAGATATATTTGGTGAAAATATGCCTCAATTGACCACTAATAAATGGAAGATAGGTCATACGTTCGCTACATCCGGAATGCTAAATCTAGAATTAGCGATTTTAATGTTGCAGCATAACAAGATGATTTCAGTACCTTTTGTAGCATCAGAATCTACGAATAGTAATCTTAAAAAAATACTGGTAAATGCTGTAGGTTTTGGTGGAAATGCGGTAAGTATTTTGATATGTAAAAATGAATAA
- a CDS encoding Rne/Rng family ribonuclease yields MNRELIVRSSSQSVDFALLKDGKLTELHKEENSNDFSVGDIFLAKIRKPVTGLNAAFVNVGYEKDAFLHYHDLGPQLSSMLKFIKQVSTGKLKDYTLENFPFETDIDKNGIITDVIKANQSLLVQIVKEPISTKGPRISSELSIAGRYLVMVPFSDRVSVSQKIGSKEEKDRLKRLVRSIKPKGFGVIIRTVAEGQKVAELDKDLENLLNKWTAMCKKLHRAQTPSKVFVELNRASSILRDVFNDSFTGIHVDDTTLFNEIKDYVAEIAPEKESIVKHYNTNVPIFEKFGIERQIKTSFGRTAAMSKGAYLIIEHTEALHVIDVNSGNRSNKAKNQEDTALEVNLLSASEIARQLRLRDMGGIIVVDFIDMVKPQHRKRLFEHLRDEMKDDRAKHKILPPSKFGLIQITRQRVRPEMNIKTTEEDPNNAGKQVEAPIVLIDKITADLEKLLKGPKKDSSITLNIHPFIAAYITKGFPSMRTKWFLEYKKWIKIQPRDAYTYLEYRFKNKDGKTIY; encoded by the coding sequence GTGAATAGAGAATTAATCGTAAGATCTAGTTCCCAATCTGTTGACTTTGCCTTGCTAAAGGACGGAAAACTCACTGAACTACATAAAGAGGAAAACAGTAACGACTTTTCTGTTGGCGATATATTTCTTGCCAAAATCAGAAAACCGGTTACCGGTTTAAATGCGGCGTTTGTAAACGTTGGTTATGAAAAAGATGCATTCTTGCATTATCATGACCTTGGCCCGCAGTTATCTTCTATGCTTAAGTTCATTAAACAAGTGAGCACAGGAAAACTAAAGGATTACACTTTAGAAAATTTCCCGTTCGAGACCGATATTGACAAAAACGGTATTATTACCGATGTTATAAAAGCGAACCAATCATTATTGGTTCAAATTGTAAAAGAACCTATATCTACTAAAGGACCAAGAATTAGTTCTGAGCTATCAATAGCTGGGCGTTACTTGGTAATGGTTCCTTTTTCTGATCGTGTATCCGTATCTCAAAAGATAGGTAGCAAAGAAGAGAAAGACAGGTTAAAAAGACTCGTTAGAAGCATTAAACCCAAAGGTTTTGGTGTTATCATTAGAACAGTTGCAGAGGGACAAAAAGTCGCAGAACTGGACAAAGATCTAGAAAACTTGCTGAACAAATGGACAGCAATGTGTAAAAAATTACATCGTGCTCAAACACCATCAAAAGTATTTGTAGAACTCAATAGAGCATCTTCTATATTAAGAGATGTATTCAATGATAGTTTTACAGGAATACATGTGGATGACACCACCTTATTTAATGAAATTAAGGATTATGTGGCAGAGATCGCTCCAGAAAAAGAGAGCATCGTAAAGCACTATAACACCAACGTACCTATTTTTGAAAAGTTTGGTATTGAAAGACAGATTAAAACGTCTTTTGGCCGTACTGCAGCTATGAGCAAAGGAGCCTATTTAATTATAGAGCATACTGAAGCACTTCATGTTATAGACGTTAATAGTGGTAATAGATCAAACAAAGCTAAAAATCAAGAAGATACTGCCTTAGAGGTAAATCTTTTATCCGCTTCTGAAATTGCAAGACAACTACGTCTTCGTGATATGGGCGGAATTATAGTGGTAGATTTTATCGATATGGTAAAACCACAACATAGAAAAAGGCTTTTTGAACATCTTAGAGATGAGATGAAAGATGATCGTGCCAAACATAAAATACTACCTCCTAGTAAATTTGGTTTAATTCAGATTACCCGACAAAGGGTACGACCTGAAATGAATATTAAAACAACTGAAGAGGACCCTAACAATGCAGGGAAACAGGTGGAAGCACCTATTGTTTTAATAGATAAAATTACAGCGGACCTTGAAAAACTTCTTAAAGGCCCTAAAAAGGACAGCAGTATAACTTTAAATATACATCCCTTTATAGCAGCCTATATTACAAAAGGTTTTCCATCAATGAGAACAAAATGGTTCTTAGAGTACAAAAAATGGATTAAAATTCAACCGCGGGATGCGTATACGTATCTAGAATACCGTTTTAAAAACAAAGACGGCAAAACAATATATTAA
- the bioD gene encoding dethiobiotin synthase — MQKIFVTGISTEVGKTIASAIFTEALNADYWKPVQAGDLENTDTDKVKALISNDTSKFHPSSYNLKLPMSPHAAAEIEGIRIDRFHINEPETANDLVIEGSGGILVPLNEEDTMFDIIMPDYKVVVVSRNYLGSINHSLLTINWLLHKGYEVAVIFSGEENKYTEDIILQKTGVSLIGRVDEEKEFTKEVIKKYADKFQGVLRTL; from the coding sequence ATGCAAAAGATATTTGTAACAGGAATTTCAACTGAGGTTGGTAAAACTATAGCATCTGCAATTTTTACCGAAGCATTAAACGCAGATTATTGGAAGCCTGTACAAGCTGGTGATTTAGAAAATACGGACACTGATAAAGTGAAAGCACTTATTTCTAATGATACCTCTAAATTTCACCCAAGTAGTTATAATTTAAAATTACCAATGAGTCCGCATGCAGCGGCTGAGATAGAAGGTATTAGAATTGATAGATTTCATATTAATGAGCCAGAAACGGCTAATGATTTGGTCATTGAAGGTTCGGGTGGAATTCTGGTACCGTTAAATGAGGAAGATACCATGTTCGATATTATTATGCCAGATTATAAAGTTGTAGTGGTTTCTAGAAATTATCTAGGTAGTATCAATCACTCATTATTGACAATAAACTGGTTGTTGCACAAAGGGTATGAAGTGGCGGTGATTTTTAGCGGTGAAGAAAATAAGTATACAGAAGATATTATTCTTCAAAAGACCGGTGTATCTCTAATTGGTAGGGTTGATGAAGAAAAGGAATTCACCAAAGAGGTCATTAAAAAATATGCCGATAAATTTCAAGGTGTTTTAAGAACCTTATAG
- a CDS encoding ArnT family glycosyltransferase produces MKNTTVFLILSLITFFIRFPFFFRDYIDRDESTFILLGQSWANGFLPYTQLWDLKPPLTFAFFAAIISVFGKSFVAIRFAGALLVAITTYFTYKISLKTISKKASIIVGICCIFLLSLFGSLQGVMSEHICIALFVPAIYLLQTKKSLGYIFFAGLLMGATVMVKLNMAFPILFIGIFLTYEAIFKKTSVSLFHVLLFGTGVITVILATIVPYFITDQTYIWWESVVLAPLEYTGARRYSIFKLSPIFVITGLFILYAYKNKKLDFKNRTVQLLLIAMIGVLFSFAKGGRINGHYLIQLHPMLLILVAIVSYNLVIQYKPKLPVYAAFIALLIPAESYLEYVNVLQNKFEKGTFFNGEGFAAPQYILEHNLDTENIMFFEYHIGYWNLDTLPPTTASTHPSNICRNELFTFYGNPRKNSVEEIKYIMHELRPQTVVIRKEKRIFDKKEVEENEYIDAYLAKNYKVIATVDNAQILQRL; encoded by the coding sequence ATGAAAAATACTACTGTATTTCTCATTCTTTCTTTAATCACCTTTTTTATACGATTTCCCTTCTTCTTTAGAGATTACATAGATCGCGATGAAAGCACGTTTATACTATTAGGGCAATCTTGGGCAAATGGTTTTCTACCCTACACACAATTATGGGATTTGAAGCCACCGCTAACTTTTGCATTCTTTGCCGCAATTATTTCTGTTTTCGGTAAAAGTTTTGTCGCCATTAGGTTTGCCGGCGCTCTTCTAGTGGCTATTACTACCTATTTCACTTACAAAATTTCATTAAAAACCATATCTAAAAAAGCCTCTATAATAGTTGGGATATGCTGCATTTTTCTACTAAGTTTATTTGGTAGTCTACAAGGTGTAATGTCCGAACATATTTGTATTGCGCTTTTTGTGCCAGCCATTTATCTTTTGCAAACTAAAAAGTCTCTCGGTTATATTTTCTTTGCAGGACTATTAATGGGTGCAACTGTTATGGTAAAATTAAACATGGCTTTTCCCATTCTATTCATTGGTATATTCTTGACATATGAGGCTATTTTTAAAAAGACAAGCGTATCTCTGTTTCATGTTTTACTATTTGGAACGGGTGTTATCACAGTAATTTTAGCGACTATTGTACCATACTTTATAACCGATCAAACTTATATCTGGTGGGAGTCTGTAGTATTGGCACCATTAGAATATACCGGAGCAAGAAGATATTCTATTTTTAAACTGTCACCTATTTTCGTCATTACAGGACTTTTTATTCTTTATGCCTACAAAAATAAAAAGCTCGATTTTAAAAACAGAACCGTACAACTGCTATTAATTGCCATGATCGGTGTATTATTCTCTTTTGCAAAAGGAGGAAGAATCAACGGTCATTACCTTATTCAATTGCATCCCATGTTACTTATTCTGGTTGCGATAGTTAGCTACAACTTAGTAATACAGTACAAACCTAAACTACCAGTTTATGCCGCATTTATCGCATTATTGATACCCGCTGAAAGTTATCTGGAATATGTGAACGTTTTACAAAATAAATTTGAAAAGGGCACATTCTTCAATGGAGAAGGCTTTGCTGCACCGCAGTATATTTTAGAACATAATTTAGATACCGAAAACATAATGTTTTTTGAGTATCATATTGGCTATTGGAATTTAGACACTTTACCACCTACAACTGCTTCTACTCACCCAAGTAATATTTGTAGAAATGAATTATTTACCTTTTACGGTAATCCTAGAAAAAACTCTGTTGAAGAAATTAAATATATCATGCATGAATTACGACCCCAAACAGTGGTTATTCGAAAAGAAAAGCGAATTTTCGATAAAAAAGAAGTTGAGGAAAACGAATATATAGACGCCTATTTAGCTAAAAATTATAAAGTAATTGCTACAGTAGACAATGCCCAAATTTTACAGCGACTATAA
- the bioA gene encoding adenosylmethionine--8-amino-7-oxononanoate transaminase yields the protein MKVENLSSRDKKYLWHPLTQHKLGKPQLPITRAKGALLFDEEGKEYIDGIASWYTVMYGHANDDIISAMSQQMQKLDFVMFSGLTHEPAIELSEKLMAILPDNQAKLFFNDNGSTAIEAAIKMSLQYFHNNGEKRDTLIAFEDGFHGDTFGAMSASGLSSYNGPFEDFLLKVVRIPVPQEDNIEEVKTTLSKILDENDCAAFVFEPLVQGAAGMKFHSAEGLDALISLCQKHEVLCIADEIMTGFGKTGKNFASDHLSNKPDIICLSKALTAGMFPLSITSCSQKIYDRFLSDEVHKGFFHAHTFSAHPLGCAAALAGIELLNSPEIIERRNYIENAHNAYASKIQNHKKVKEVRVMGAILAIDLEIKMERYGSLRDELYNFFLERGVLLRPLGNTIYTLPPYVITDIQLQKIYDAITEALDTF from the coding sequence ATGAAAGTGGAAAATCTATCTAGTCGAGATAAAAAATATTTATGGCATCCATTGACCCAGCATAAGTTGGGTAAACCACAGTTACCAATAACTAGGGCAAAGGGTGCTTTATTGTTTGATGAGGAAGGAAAAGAATATATTGATGGTATTGCATCTTGGTATACCGTAATGTATGGTCATGCAAATGATGATATAATCTCGGCAATGAGCCAGCAAATGCAGAAGTTAGATTTTGTAATGTTCAGTGGTCTTACGCACGAGCCGGCAATAGAATTATCAGAAAAATTAATGGCCATTTTGCCGGATAATCAAGCAAAGCTATTCTTCAACGATAATGGTTCTACCGCTATTGAAGCTGCGATAAAAATGTCGCTTCAATATTTTCATAATAATGGGGAGAAAAGAGATACGTTAATTGCTTTTGAAGATGGTTTTCATGGCGATACATTCGGAGCTATGAGTGCATCCGGTCTGTCATCTTATAACGGTCCGTTTGAAGATTTCCTGTTAAAAGTGGTGCGAATACCTGTTCCGCAAGAAGATAATATTGAAGAGGTAAAAACCACGCTTTCTAAAATTTTAGATGAAAATGATTGTGCGGCATTTGTTTTTGAACCTTTAGTACAAGGAGCTGCCGGTATGAAATTTCATTCTGCAGAAGGATTAGATGCTTTAATAAGTCTATGTCAAAAACATGAGGTGTTATGTATTGCCGATGAAATAATGACCGGTTTTGGTAAAACAGGAAAGAACTTTGCATCGGATCATTTATCGAACAAGCCTGATATTATTTGTCTAAGTAAGGCTTTAACGGCTGGTATGTTTCCTTTGAGTATTACCAGTTGTTCACAGAAAATTTATGACCGTTTTCTTAGTGATGAGGTGCATAAAGGTTTTTTTCATGCGCATACTTTTAGCGCGCATCCTTTAGGTTGTGCAGCTGCTTTGGCAGGAATTGAACTTTTAAATTCACCAGAAATTATAGAAAGAAGAAACTATATTGAAAATGCTCATAACGCATATGCTAGCAAAATTCAGAATCATAAAAAAGTAAAAGAGGTTAGGGTAATGGGTGCTATTCTTGCCATAGACCTTGAAATAAAAATGGAACGTTATGGTAGCTTGCGAGACGAACTTTATAATTTCTTTTTGGAAAGAGGGGTGTTGTTAAGACCTTTAGGTAATACTATTTATACGTTACCACCTTACGTAATTACAGATATTCAACTTCAGAAGATTTACGACGCAATCACTGAGGCTTTAGATACATTTTAG
- the bioB gene encoding biotin synthase BioB, whose translation MSKARHNWSKEEILEIYNKPLMELLYEAATVHRKNHDPNTVQVSTLLSIKTGGCPEDCGYCPQAARYHTDIEGNDLMAVSQVKAQALRAKASGSSRVCMGAAWRNVKDGPEFDQVLEMVRTINKLDMEVCCTLGMITENQAKRLAEAGLYAYNHNLDTSEDYYKDVISTRAFEDRLDTIENVRKSNVTVCSGGIIGMGEALEDRAGMLVALTSLNPQPESVPINALVAVEGTPMEDIEPVSIWDMIRMVATTRIVMPETQVRLSAGRTEMSREGQAMCFFAGANSIFAGDKLLTTPNPDVNEDMAMFKMLGLNPQKPFTKVSQPKTVEAEDSQIESLGEKPKWSRPGHSIERNETAKQKAKIVE comes from the coding sequence ATGAGCAAAGCAAGACATAATTGGTCAAAAGAAGAAATCCTAGAAATATACAACAAGCCTTTAATGGAGCTACTTTATGAAGCTGCAACCGTACACAGGAAAAATCATGATCCCAATACGGTACAAGTTTCTACATTGCTTTCTATTAAAACAGGTGGTTGTCCAGAAGATTGTGGCTATTGTCCGCAAGCAGCACGTTATCACACGGATATTGAGGGTAACGATCTTATGGCTGTTTCTCAGGTAAAAGCTCAGGCGCTAAGAGCAAAAGCATCTGGTAGTTCTCGTGTATGTATGGGTGCTGCGTGGAGAAACGTAAAAGACGGACCTGAATTTGATCAAGTATTAGAAATGGTACGTACCATTAACAAGCTTGATATGGAGGTTTGCTGTACGTTAGGTATGATTACAGAGAATCAGGCAAAACGTTTGGCAGAGGCAGGTTTATACGCTTACAACCACAATTTAGATACTTCAGAAGATTATTATAAAGATGTTATTTCTACACGTGCCTTTGAGGATCGTTTAGATACTATTGAAAATGTTCGTAAAAGTAATGTAACCGTTTGTAGCGGTGGTATTATTGGGATGGGTGAAGCATTGGAAGATAGAGCAGGTATGTTAGTTGCTTTGACATCATTGAATCCGCAACCGGAATCAGTGCCAATTAATGCATTGGTTGCCGTAGAAGGTACACCTATGGAAGATATAGAGCCAGTTTCTATATGGGATATGATCCGTATGGTAGCTACTACAAGAATAGTAATGCCAGAGACGCAGGTACGTTTATCTGCAGGTCGTACGGAAATGAGTAGAGAAGGACAGGCAATGTGTTTCTTTGCCGGTGCCAATTCTATTTTTGCAGGCGATAAGTTATTGACGACTCCAAATCCTGATGTAAATGAAGATATGGCGATGTTTAAAATGTTAGGTCTAAATCCGCAAAAGCCATTTACAAAGGTATCACAACCTAAAACTGTAGAAGCAGAAGATTCTCAGATTGAATCTTTAGGTGAAAAACCAAAATGGTCTAGACCCGGTCATTCTATTGAGCGTAATGAAACTGCGAAGCAAAAAGCCAAAATTGTTGAATAA
- a CDS encoding cupin-like domain-containing protein has protein sequence MKLADIPRVKHITKEHFIKDYFKPQKPVVLEQAIEDWPAFKKWNLDYIKEIAGDITVPLYDDRPVQHKDGFNEPHAKMKMSAYVDLLKKEPTKYRIFLWNILKEVPALQKDYKFPDFGLRLLKGVPMMFFGGRDSYTFMHYDIDLANIFHFHFDGEKEVVLFPQSETENLYKVPHSLITHESIDFSNPDYDKWPALKNANGFKTTLSHGEVLYMPEGYWHYMKYNTPGFSMSLRALARNPKNLAKASYNILIMRYYDVLMRKLKGQDWIDWKNEKAISRTNSTLKA, from the coding sequence TTGAAGTTAGCAGATATTCCAAGGGTAAAACATATTACCAAGGAGCACTTTATTAAAGATTACTTTAAACCTCAAAAGCCTGTTGTGTTAGAACAGGCTATTGAAGATTGGCCTGCTTTTAAAAAGTGGAATCTAGATTATATTAAGGAAATAGCTGGTGATATCACGGTGCCTTTATATGATGATAGACCTGTGCAGCATAAAGATGGTTTCAATGAACCGCATGCCAAAATGAAAATGTCGGCATATGTGGATTTATTGAAGAAAGAGCCTACCAAGTATAGAATATTTCTTTGGAATATTTTGAAGGAAGTACCAGCACTGCAAAAGGATTATAAGTTTCCTGATTTCGGATTAAGACTTTTAAAAGGGGTGCCAATGATGTTTTTTGGCGGACGTGACTCTTACACTTTTATGCATTACGATATTGATTTGGCGAATATATTTCACTTTCATTTCGATGGAGAAAAAGAGGTAGTGCTGTTTCCGCAGTCAGAAACGGAAAATCTATATAAGGTACCACATTCGTTAATTACCCATGAGAGCATAGATTTCTCAAATCCGGATTATGACAAGTGGCCGGCATTAAAAAATGCAAACGGATTTAAAACAACCCTCTCTCATGGAGAAGTTTTATATATGCCAGAAGGTTATTGGCATTATATGAAATACAATACTCCGGGCTTCTCAATGAGTTTACGTGCATTGGCGCGTAATCCCAAAAACTTGGCGAAAGCATCGTATAATATTCTTATAATGCGTTATTATGATGTGCTTATGCGAAAGCTAAAAGGGCAAGATTGGATAGATTGGAAAAATGAAAAGGCTATTTCTAGAACGAATAGTACGTTAAAAGCTTAA
- a CDS encoding putative signal transducing protein codes for MKDKFYQLASFEYVADVQIVKGKLESEGIPVFLRDENTLNSDPLISNAIGGVKLQVYSKDKERAIAIYDEIRAYAVDIEGNPIICPNCKAQKSEPYYNSKGVFYKLFPFFEKRKYKCLNCGMITNSN; via the coding sequence ATGAAAGATAAATTTTATCAGCTGGCTTCATTTGAGTATGTTGCCGATGTACAGATTGTTAAAGGTAAATTGGAGTCTGAGGGTATACCGGTATTTCTTAGGGATGAAAATACTTTAAATTCTGACCCACTTATAAGTAATGCAATTGGCGGAGTTAAATTGCAGGTGTATTCAAAAGATAAAGAAAGGGCAATTGCAATTTATGACGAAATTAGGGCTTATGCTGTGGATATTGAGGGTAACCCCATCATTTGCCCTAATTGTAAAGCTCAGAAATCTGAACCGTATTATAACAGTAAGGGGGTATTTTATAAACTTTTCCCTTTTTTTGAGAAAAGAAAATATAAGTGCCTAAATTGTGGAATGATCACTAATTCAAACTAA
- a CDS encoding regulatory protein RecX: MNEKTKGYTVQEATKKIESYCAYQDRCHKEVVSKLKDMGMIPLAVDTIIAQLIEDRFLNEERFAKSFARGKFNIKKWGKNRIVRELKFRNISKYNITTALKEIEPEAYLTTLDDLAHKRLQQITETNIQKRRKKLADYLLYRGWESHLVYEKLRELIP, encoded by the coding sequence TTGAACGAAAAAACTAAAGGCTACACTGTTCAGGAAGCTACTAAAAAAATAGAAAGCTACTGTGCTTACCAAGATCGCTGCCATAAAGAAGTAGTTTCAAAATTGAAAGACATGGGTATGATCCCATTAGCAGTCGATACCATTATTGCCCAACTTATTGAAGACCGGTTTTTAAACGAAGAACGCTTTGCAAAGAGTTTTGCTCGTGGCAAATTCAACATTAAAAAATGGGGAAAAAATAGAATTGTCAGAGAACTGAAATTCAGAAATATTTCTAAATACAATATTACTACTGCCTTAAAAGAAATTGAACCTGAAGCATACCTAACTACTTTAGATGATTTAGCTCATAAAAGATTGCAGCAAATTACCGAAACCAATATTCAAAAGCGTAGAAAAAAACTAGCCGATTATTTATTATACAGAGGCTGGGAAAGTCACTTGGTTTATGAGAAATTAAGGGAATTGATTCCTTAA